In the Haloferula helveola genome, one interval contains:
- a CDS encoding HAD-IIB family hydrolase encodes MPDTKPVALFCSDLDGTLLGRPDSSSDFRCTWESLGEDRPLLVYSTGRLVKDAKRVVKQAELPQPDYYIGGVGTVIHNEKDDNVVREFSSILSEDWDREKAVAVLRSFPEIEEQPVHQQHEWKSSWFWHNATEDDLERLRQALREAGAGAQIVYSSARDLDILPRPANKGNALRWLCKQHGITLDEVVVAGDTGNDSSMFLLPGVRGIVPENAEPELLEAVLDANAFVANANCAAGVLEGLVHYGVLDRIIACHTTLEGQHHDPEIVRLFEPKASTAGKESSFIHLAYDKAIEALEKCITPKGFSACSISDNDVTGTDENYNSVWGRDGAMAIIGSLSVPGDRFRECQKQTLRTLLEHVSASGQVPANVHIATGIPDYSGVGGIAAIDSGMWVVIALHSYVEKNRDLALLREFKPQADAIMRWLEAHDSNHDGLLEVPEAGDWMDLFNRSYNVLFDEVLWYRANVAYGRIAELLGERENASRHLLKAERVKRAIMRRFWPSTTQQQATAETSGSFADVQRAIGDARYLLAQVTPFSFDWRCDIIGNVMAFLYNVMDFNKAKIVFRFLWGVGANSPFPVRNLYPVVHAGDPDWKSYYTVNLLNLPHHYHNGGIWPWCGGHWVRFINRLGLRDIAKQELLKLAELNHQGVFREWEFNEWCHGKTGRPMGKAFQAWSASEFLAAYHDVMDE; translated from the coding sequence ATGCCAGACACCAAGCCTGTCGCGTTGTTCTGCTCCGATCTGGACGGAACCCTCCTCGGCCGACCCGATTCCTCCTCCGACTTCCGCTGCACCTGGGAGTCCCTCGGTGAAGACCGCCCCCTCCTCGTTTACAGCACCGGCCGGCTCGTCAAGGACGCCAAGCGAGTCGTCAAACAGGCCGAACTGCCGCAGCCCGACTACTACATCGGCGGCGTCGGGACGGTGATCCACAACGAGAAGGACGACAACGTCGTGCGCGAGTTCTCGTCGATCCTCTCCGAGGACTGGGATCGCGAGAAGGCGGTCGCGGTGCTCCGGTCGTTCCCTGAGATCGAGGAGCAGCCGGTCCACCAGCAGCACGAATGGAAAAGCAGCTGGTTCTGGCACAACGCGACCGAGGACGACCTCGAACGGCTGCGCCAGGCATTGCGCGAGGCGGGAGCCGGCGCCCAGATCGTCTATTCCTCGGCTCGCGATCTCGACATCCTCCCACGCCCGGCGAACAAGGGCAACGCGCTGCGTTGGCTGTGCAAGCAACACGGGATCACGCTCGACGAGGTCGTGGTTGCCGGCGATACGGGCAACGACTCGTCGATGTTCCTGCTTCCGGGTGTGCGCGGTATCGTGCCGGAGAATGCCGAACCGGAGTTGCTCGAGGCGGTCCTCGATGCGAACGCTTTCGTCGCGAACGCCAACTGCGCCGCCGGCGTGCTCGAAGGACTGGTCCACTACGGCGTGCTCGACCGGATCATCGCCTGCCATACGACTCTTGAGGGACAGCACCACGATCCTGAAATCGTCCGCCTCTTCGAACCTAAGGCATCGACTGCGGGCAAGGAGTCGTCCTTCATTCACCTCGCCTACGACAAGGCGATCGAAGCCCTTGAGAAATGCATCACGCCGAAGGGCTTCAGCGCCTGCTCGATCTCCGACAACGACGTCACCGGCACCGATGAGAACTACAACTCGGTGTGGGGACGCGACGGCGCGATGGCAATCATCGGCAGCCTATCGGTTCCCGGCGACCGGTTCCGCGAGTGCCAGAAACAGACACTGCGGACACTTCTCGAACATGTTTCGGCATCCGGCCAGGTGCCGGCCAACGTACACATCGCCACCGGCATTCCCGACTACTCCGGCGTTGGCGGAATCGCCGCGATCGACAGCGGCATGTGGGTGGTCATCGCCCTCCACTCGTATGTCGAGAAGAACCGCGACCTCGCCTTGCTCCGCGAGTTCAAGCCACAGGCCGACGCCATCATGCGCTGGCTCGAGGCCCACGACAGCAATCACGACGGGCTGCTTGAGGTGCCCGAGGCAGGCGACTGGATGGACCTGTTCAACCGCAGCTACAACGTTCTCTTCGACGAGGTTCTGTGGTATCGCGCGAATGTCGCCTACGGACGCATCGCCGAGCTGCTCGGCGAGCGCGAGAACGCCTCGCGGCACCTGCTCAAGGCCGAGCGGGTCAAGCGCGCGATCATGAGGCGCTTCTGGCCGTCGACCACCCAGCAGCAGGCGACCGCGGAGACCTCCGGAAGCTTCGCCGACGTGCAGCGCGCGATCGGTGACGCCCGCTACCTGCTGGCCCAGGTCACGCCGTTCTCCTTCGACTGGCGGTGCGACATCATCGGCAACGTCATGGCGTTCCTCTACAACGTCATGGATTTCAACAAGGCCAAGATCGTCTTCCGTTTCCTGTGGGGCGTCGGTGCCAACAGCCCGTTCCCGGTGCGCAACCTCTACCCGGTTGTCCACGCCGGTGACCCGGACTGGAAAAGCTACTACACCGTCAATCTGCTCAACCTCCCCCATCACTATCACAACGGCGGCATCTGGCCGTGGTGCGGCGGCCACTGGGTGCGCTTCATCAACCGCCTCGGCCTGCGCGACATCGCGAAACAGGAGCTGCTCAAGCTCGCCGAACTCAACCACCAGGGTGTGTTCCGCGAGTGGGAATTCAACGAGTGGTGCCACGGCAAGACCGGGCGTCCGATGGGCAAGGCCTTCCAGGCTTGGTCCGCATCGGAGTTTCTCGCCGCCTACCACGACGTCATGGACGAATGA
- a CDS encoding VOC family protein yields the protein MKVTEFAFVGHPVASLQRARRFYEQVLRLPVPSAIDGTLDGDAGMLEYEIGPHTLAITTAWSDGGPPEQTAFGLVLEVEDFQAAVDHIRSCGVEFCLGPFEGSGCFIAVIADPDGNHVGIHQRKAERSK from the coding sequence ATGAAAGTCACCGAATTCGCATTTGTCGGCCACCCGGTGGCGAGTCTTCAGCGGGCCCGTCGGTTTTATGAACAGGTGCTCCGGTTGCCGGTGCCGAGTGCCATCGACGGAACGCTCGATGGCGATGCGGGCATGCTCGAGTACGAGATCGGACCGCACACGCTGGCGATCACGACGGCTTGGAGTGATGGCGGGCCACCTGAGCAGACCGCATTCGGGCTGGTGCTTGAGGTCGAGGATTTCCAAGCGGCCGTCGATCACATCCGCTCGTGTGGGGTGGAGTTCTGCCTCGGTCCTTTCGAAGGCTCCGGTTGTTTCATCGCGGTGATTGCCGACCCCGACGGGAACCACGTCGGAATCCACCAGCGGAAGGCAGAGAGGAGCAAGTGA
- a CDS encoding sialate O-acetylesterase yields the protein MKTSKPPTLAQAVATLALLPLLASAAPLKVHGIFSSNMVLQRDKPIVVWGWADSGEAVSVSLGSEKAKATATGEKGRWEVSFPAREASSEPQKLTVTSGGETVEMENIVIGDVWVMNGQSNMAWSLAKTLQFDLESSQADLPLLRQIKISPNEQETLQTDIPVSVMPNGGWVTSTPETAGQISAIGYAFGSRLQRSLQIPIGLIDNARGGASIESLVPHHKFDDHPLAKRYAESVKQRRAEFDWDEQVAKMVAKWEKEVADKRKKGVAEDKLPKKPTRADVRSWNIPGKSPSDAASCYNGMFGAFKGLNIKGVVFHQGYNNAMSSACRPERYRVLMKLMVEGWREDFNDPALPVSIIGFCAGAIPQNEENFELWTVSGGAYIRESQRLGLADVGDAEMTAFLPAYDVQIPGLHPFKKQEHGIRAARWAMNRVYGMEVAWDTASLVSAEAKGDEMVLTFDKPVMPDDMSTIPRGFAIAGEDGKFYLGHARFRLKKDAGIWNTANKSFDTTIVHVWSPLVEKPVAVRYAWATSPLGNLKVGGKSWAPLASFRTDEWDWPESDDPTESLYGRSDGKAAAEDAAERHQFRREKEAEMAVEVLKRLDALGQEAEE from the coding sequence ATGAAAACCTCGAAGCCTCCCACCCTCGCTCAAGCCGTCGCCACCCTGGCGCTCCTGCCGCTCCTCGCCTCCGCCGCACCCCTCAAGGTCCACGGCATTTTCTCAAGCAACATGGTCCTCCAACGCGACAAGCCGATCGTCGTCTGGGGCTGGGCGGACTCGGGTGAAGCGGTATCCGTCAGTCTCGGATCGGAGAAGGCGAAAGCCACCGCCACGGGCGAGAAAGGACGCTGGGAGGTCAGCTTCCCCGCCCGCGAAGCCAGCAGTGAGCCTCAGAAGCTCACGGTCACTTCCGGAGGTGAAACGGTGGAGATGGAGAACATCGTCATCGGCGATGTCTGGGTGATGAACGGCCAGAGCAACATGGCGTGGAGCCTGGCGAAGACCCTTCAGTTCGACCTCGAAAGCTCGCAAGCCGACCTCCCGCTGCTACGCCAGATCAAGATCAGCCCGAACGAGCAGGAGACGCTGCAGACCGACATCCCGGTGTCGGTCATGCCGAATGGCGGTTGGGTCACCTCGACTCCAGAAACGGCCGGCCAGATATCCGCCATCGGCTACGCCTTCGGCTCCCGTCTCCAACGGTCGCTTCAGATCCCGATCGGCCTTATCGACAATGCCCGCGGCGGCGCGTCGATCGAAAGTCTGGTGCCCCATCACAAGTTCGACGACCACCCGTTGGCCAAGCGCTACGCCGAGTCAGTGAAGCAACGTCGCGCCGAGTTCGACTGGGACGAGCAGGTCGCGAAGATGGTCGCGAAGTGGGAGAAGGAAGTCGCCGACAAGCGCAAGAAGGGCGTGGCCGAAGACAAGCTGCCGAAGAAGCCGACCCGGGCGGATGTCCGTTCGTGGAACATCCCGGGCAAGAGCCCGTCCGACGCGGCGAGCTGCTACAACGGCATGTTCGGGGCGTTCAAAGGACTCAACATCAAGGGCGTCGTTTTCCACCAAGGCTACAACAACGCGATGTCATCGGCCTGCCGCCCCGAGCGCTACCGCGTGCTGATGAAGCTGATGGTCGAAGGTTGGCGCGAGGACTTCAACGATCCGGCCCTGCCCGTCAGCATCATCGGCTTCTGCGCCGGAGCGATCCCACAGAATGAGGAGAACTTCGAACTCTGGACCGTGTCCGGAGGGGCCTACATCCGCGAGTCGCAGCGGCTCGGTCTGGCGGACGTCGGCGACGCGGAGATGACCGCCTTCCTGCCCGCCTACGACGTCCAGATCCCGGGGCTCCATCCGTTCAAAAAGCAGGAACATGGCATCCGCGCCGCGCGCTGGGCGATGAACCGGGTCTACGGCATGGAAGTGGCATGGGACACCGCTTCACTGGTCTCGGCGGAAGCCAAAGGCGACGAGATGGTCCTGACCTTCGACAAGCCGGTCATGCCGGATGACATGTCGACGATCCCGAGGGGCTTCGCGATCGCCGGCGAGGACGGGAAGTTCTACCTCGGTCACGCCCGCTTCCGACTGAAGAAGGACGCCGGCATCTGGAACACCGCGAACAAGAGCTTCGACACGACGATCGTCCACGTCTGGAGCCCGCTGGTCGAAAAACCGGTCGCCGTGCGCTATGCATGGGCCACCAGCCCGCTCGGCAATCTCAAGGTCGGCGGCAAGTCATGGGCTCCGCTCGCCAGCTTTCGCACCGACGAGTGGGACTGGCCGGAAAGCGATGATCCCACCGAAAGCCTCTACGGCCGTTCCGACGGAAAAGCCGCCGCCGAAGATGCTGCGGAACGCCACCAGTTCCGCCGGGAAAAGGAAGCCGAGATGGCGGTCGAGGTGCTCAAGCGGCTCGATGCGCTGGGTCAGGAAGCGGAGGAGTAG
- a CDS encoding tetratricopeptide repeat protein — translation MRLLTGAIRVSGYGRGAAGLSPRFIGCYRTAGGDDCGTMRWMLMVLAAGPLMADPKKDFARGVLEEAREGDGSQWFEKAREEDPDAWPLVERVALARAGAGDVEGASTLFREFATEHPERLGPQLAYADFLRNSSPGDDFAAKLAGEALERTLEHHPGELSVIRRLFRSYEQRGMRQKSIELFDQVVKRAGAGPALAAAEMARTLFPGDDEKARTLVDEVFLKAMERSPADPVLAKAASEHFRKTSRLPQAVEMLEKHVAADPTSLELRVRLGVLLFAAERGDEGVEVLKQVLEIDPRQGLAHQSLAKYYRRSEMPEKARPHAIEALKIRGGDAGEFVQLAGELLDDQLPRDARLLLEKGLFDHPENAEIAVKLAIATRRDESTRGSAAWRFREAESLSGTDGPATEPAFQLEFAECLLESGQTEPAADRLRTAIRGYGAEQGVEVARAYRRLADVFRQQGRSEAEIRPLQKRADELDPPE, via the coding sequence ATGAGGCTCTTGACCGGAGCGATCCGGGTGAGTGGCTACGGCAGGGGCGCGGCCGGGCTGTCACCGCGGTTTATCGGTTGCTACCGGACGGCGGGTGGCGATGATTGCGGGACGATGCGGTGGATGCTGATGGTTCTCGCGGCGGGACCGCTGATGGCGGATCCGAAGAAGGATTTCGCCCGCGGTGTGCTGGAGGAAGCGAGGGAGGGCGATGGCTCTCAGTGGTTCGAGAAGGCTCGCGAGGAGGACCCGGATGCATGGCCGCTGGTTGAGCGGGTGGCTTTGGCGCGTGCTGGCGCCGGAGACGTGGAAGGGGCCTCGACCCTTTTCCGCGAGTTCGCGACCGAGCATCCGGAACGGCTGGGACCGCAGCTTGCGTATGCCGACTTCCTCAGGAACAGCTCGCCGGGCGACGACTTCGCCGCGAAGCTGGCGGGTGAGGCGCTTGAGCGGACGCTCGAACACCATCCCGGCGAACTCTCCGTCATCCGCCGCTTGTTCCGCAGCTATGAGCAGCGGGGAATGCGGCAGAAATCGATCGAGCTTTTCGACCAGGTGGTGAAGCGGGCGGGCGCCGGCCCGGCACTGGCGGCGGCCGAGATGGCGCGGACGCTTTTCCCCGGTGACGACGAGAAGGCCCGCACTTTGGTCGATGAGGTTTTCCTCAAGGCAATGGAGCGCTCGCCCGCGGATCCGGTTTTGGCAAAGGCGGCGAGCGAGCATTTCCGCAAGACCAGCCGCCTGCCGCAAGCGGTCGAGATGCTGGAGAAGCATGTCGCCGCCGATCCGACTTCGCTGGAGCTTCGCGTAAGGCTCGGGGTTCTGCTCTTCGCGGCCGAGCGAGGCGACGAAGGCGTGGAGGTCTTGAAGCAGGTGCTCGAGATCGATCCCCGCCAGGGCCTCGCCCACCAGAGCCTCGCCAAGTACTACCGACGCAGTGAGATGCCGGAGAAGGCGCGACCACACGCGATCGAGGCGCTGAAGATCCGCGGCGGCGATGCCGGCGAGTTTGTCCAACTGGCCGGCGAGCTGCTCGACGACCAACTTCCGCGCGACGCCCGCCTGCTGCTTGAGAAAGGCCTCTTCGATCACCCGGAGAATGCCGAAATCGCGGTGAAGCTGGCGATCGCCACCCGCCGCGACGAATCGACCCGGGGCAGCGCCGCGTGGCGATTCCGCGAGGCCGAGTCACTTTCCGGCACCGACGGACCCGCGACCGAGCCGGCATTCCAGCTCGAGTTTGCCGAGTGCCTTCTGGAGAGCGGGCAGACCGAACCGGCGGCGGACCGGCTGAGAACCGCAATCCGTGGCTACGGAGCGGAGCAGGGCGTGGAGGTCGCTCGCGCCTACCGGCGCCTCGCCGATGTTTTCAGGCAGCAGGGGCGGTCCGAGGCGGAGATCCGGCCGCTGCAGAAGCGTGCCGACGAGCTGGATCCGCCGGAGTAA
- a CDS encoding L,D-transpeptidase family protein — translation MKSLLRSLSAAAIGLLIASCANQSSYVIGPDGKPVDKDGNPVNPFEPGTYEHFKADSSYPKTSKIWKNEQLLSLTTATNSRIVISRKLQRGFLMNGDEVAMDYPVSTGKSSHPTPAGSYTILEKMADKSSNAYGKVYDAEGNRIYGKETPGDVPEGGKFVGAPMPYWMRLTWDGVGHHIGNVPRYPASHACIRGPRAVMPTIFRKVKVGTPVTVE, via the coding sequence ATGAAGTCCCTACTCCGGAGTCTCTCCGCTGCCGCCATCGGTCTCCTGATCGCAAGCTGTGCCAACCAGTCCAGCTACGTCATCGGTCCCGACGGAAAGCCGGTCGACAAGGACGGGAACCCGGTAAACCCGTTCGAGCCCGGCACCTACGAGCACTTCAAGGCCGACTCCAGCTATCCGAAGACTTCGAAGATCTGGAAGAACGAGCAGCTCCTCTCGCTGACGACCGCGACCAACTCGCGGATCGTGATTTCCCGCAAACTGCAGCGCGGATTCCTGATGAATGGCGATGAGGTGGCGATGGACTATCCGGTTTCGACCGGCAAGAGCAGCCACCCGACCCCTGCCGGCAGCTACACCATCCTCGAGAAGATGGCCGACAAGTCGTCGAACGCCTACGGCAAGGTTTACGATGCCGAAGGCAACCGGATCTACGGCAAGGAAACCCCGGGTGACGTGCCGGAAGGCGGCAAGTTCGTCGGTGCTCCGATGCCCTACTGGATGCGACTCACGTGGGACGGCGTCGGCCATCACATCGGCAATGTTCCGCGCTATCCGGCATCGCACGCCTGCATCCGCGGGCCGCGCGCCGTGATGCCGACGATCTTCCGCAAGGTGAAAGTCGGCACGCCGGTGACGGTCGAGTAA